In Miscanthus floridulus cultivar M001 chromosome 5, ASM1932011v1, whole genome shotgun sequence, one genomic interval encodes:
- the LOC136449631 gene encoding uncharacterized protein, whose protein sequence is MESSSHKRAREAVDLAAAGEAAALPEAAGAKRLRPQDLLDMLDDDTDAAAAGDLASVIRSLEEEIASFDEAVGAPPTQQQQPELGFLLEASDDELGLPPAGASASSSDEAGGLAWAPPESALDGGQIWGFEDEIDGGGGYSPEAAAAAVAAAAAWDDDGFDAGLFAFVENDAYGPSDLAALRHETMPAV, encoded by the coding sequence ATGGAGAGCTCTTCTCACAAGCGGGCGCGGGAGGCGGTggacctcgccgccgccggagaGGCCGCCGCGTTGCCGGAGGCAGCCGGCGCGAAGAGGCTGCGGCCGCAGGACCTACTCGACATGCTCGATGACGACACCgacgcggccgccgccggcgacTTAGCCTCCGTCATACGGAGCCTGGAGGAGGAGATAGCTAGCTTCGACGAGGCCGTGGGGGCGCCGCcgacgcagcagcagcaaccggAGCTGGGGTTCCTGCTGGAGGCCTCGGACGACGAGCTGGGGCTGCCGCCGGCGGGCGCCTCAGCCTCCTCGTCCGACGAGGCCGGCGGCCTCGCCTGGGCGCCGCCGGAGTCCGCGCTCGACGGCGGCCAGATCTGGGGCTTCGAGGACGAGATAGACGGAGGCGGCGGCTACTCGCCggaggccgcggccgcggccgtcgCCGCAGCGGCCGCGTGGGACGACGACGGCTTCGACGCCGGCCTGTTCGCGTTCGTCGAAAACGACGCATACGGGCCGTCGGATCTCGCCGCGCTGCGCCACGAGACCATGCCGGCCGTCTGA